From a region of the Candidatus Brocadia sp. genome:
- a CDS encoding alanine--glyoxylate aminotransferase family protein — MKKNYLFTPGPTMVPPEVALAEAQTMIHHRTPQFSQIFYELSEDLKYLFQTKTGEVFTLMSSGTGAMEACVANVLSHGNKALVVVSGKFGERWAELCACFGIEPISICVENGKAVNPADIEAALKKTPGITAVFTTQCETSTGVVHDIKSIASIVKKYGALMVVDSITGIGVHPFMMDEWNIDVAITGSQKGCMMPPGLAFVCVNSSAWAVIEKAGLPRYYWDFRKMRKELKDKTTPFTPAVSLVMAMKTAMDMIKKEGIENVWKRHARLAHATREGAKALGLELFAGEYASNVLTAIKAPKGIDIDKIIKKLRDETGVTFTGGQDELKGMIVRIGHMGYVNDFDVIVAIAALEKGLYDAGYRFELGQGLSTVQSLLVSKK; from the coding sequence ATGAAAAAAAACTACCTCTTTACCCCTGGCCCGACTATGGTGCCGCCGGAAGTTGCATTGGCCGAGGCACAAACGATGATCCATCACCGGACACCGCAGTTTTCGCAAATCTTTTATGAACTGAGCGAGGATTTAAAATACTTATTCCAGACAAAGACCGGAGAAGTATTTACCCTTATGTCTTCCGGAACGGGTGCTATGGAGGCGTGCGTTGCGAACGTTTTGTCACACGGCAACAAGGCTTTGGTAGTAGTCAGTGGAAAATTCGGTGAACGATGGGCAGAATTATGCGCCTGTTTTGGCATTGAACCTATTTCCATTTGCGTTGAAAACGGCAAGGCGGTAAATCCGGCGGATATTGAGGCGGCGCTTAAAAAAACACCAGGAATTACTGCAGTCTTTACTACCCAATGCGAGACATCCACGGGTGTCGTGCACGATATAAAGTCAATTGCATCAATCGTGAAGAAATACGGTGCGCTTATGGTTGTTGACTCCATCACAGGCATCGGCGTTCATCCATTCATGATGGACGAATGGAACATAGACGTTGCCATTACCGGTTCTCAAAAAGGGTGTATGATGCCGCCAGGGCTTGCCTTCGTTTGTGTGAACAGCAGCGCCTGGGCGGTTATTGAAAAAGCAGGCTTGCCCAGATATTATTGGGATTTCAGGAAGATGAGAAAAGAGTTAAAAGACAAAACAACGCCTTTCACTCCTGCAGTTTCCCTCGTCATGGCGATGAAAACGGCCATGGATATGATCAAGAAAGAAGGGATTGAGAATGTCTGGAAGAGGCATGCACGCCTTGCTCACGCCACAAGGGAAGGCGCAAAAGCGCTTGGCCTGGAACTGTTTGCAGGAGAATATGCAAGCAATGTATTAACCGCAATCAAGGCGCCGAAAGGGATCGACATCGATAAGATCATTAAAAAATTAAGGGATGAAACCGGGGTAACCTTCACGGGAGGTCAGGATGAGTTAAAGGGAATGATTGTCAGGATTGGCCACATGGGCTATGTAAATGATTTTGACGTTATTGTCGCCATTGCCGCCCTGGAAAAAGGGCTTTATGATGCCGGATATCGCTTCGAATTAGGGCAAGGGCTTTCTACCGTGCAGTCATTGCTCGTCAGCAAAAAATAA
- a CDS encoding efflux RND transporter periplasmic adaptor subunit, whose amino-acid sequence MEANTENIAIGTLVAGVVSEVYVVVGSDVKAGEPLFKIEDRDLQAQLVTRQTALRVARANVKVEKAQLNDLRNQLTRAILLSRKEVISIDDLDRRRYAVETAEAKLAFARAEVAAAQAQVKETEINLDRRIVRAPYNGKVLQSKIHLGEFAPAGITQTPLMLFGNTKPLNVRVDVDENDAWRVHPETPAFAFLRGNREIKTALQFVRFEPYVIPKKSLTGDSTERVDTRVLQVIYSIETDALPIFPGQQMDVFIETPDHITPSGTLPQSGGEIQETHS is encoded by the coding sequence GTGGAGGCGAATACCGAAAATATCGCCATCGGGACGCTTGTTGCCGGAGTGGTATCTGAGGTGTATGTCGTGGTAGGTAGTGACGTCAAGGCCGGCGAGCCGTTGTTTAAGATCGAGGACCGGGACCTGCAGGCGCAATTGGTGACACGGCAAACAGCGTTGAGGGTTGCACGGGCAAACGTCAAGGTAGAAAAGGCGCAACTGAATGACCTGAGAAATCAGTTAACAAGGGCTATCCTCTTGTCACGCAAAGAAGTTATCAGCATTGACGACTTGGACCGGCGCCGTTATGCTGTGGAGACTGCCGAGGCAAAACTGGCGTTTGCCAGGGCCGAGGTCGCCGCTGCCCAGGCACAGGTGAAGGAAACGGAGATCAATCTTGACCGGCGCATTGTTCGGGCGCCTTACAATGGCAAGGTATTGCAGTCAAAAATTCATCTGGGCGAGTTTGCCCCCGCCGGAATTACCCAAACGCCGCTTATGCTCTTTGGCAACACAAAACCCCTGAACGTCCGGGTTGATGTGGATGAAAACGATGCGTGGCGGGTGCATCCGGAGACACCTGCCTTTGCTTTTTTACGCGGGAACCGTGAGATTAAAACCGCCTTACAATTCGTGCGTTTCGAGCCATACGTCATTCCCAAAAAATCCCTCACCGGCGACAGCACCGAACGCGTTGACACGCGGGTATTGCAGGTCATTTATAGCATTGAAACCGATGCCCTGCCGATTTTCCCCGGACAACAGATGGATGTGTTCATTGAAACGCCAGACCACATTACACCGTCTGGCACACTACCACAGAGCGGGGGTGAAATCCAGGAAACACATTCATAA
- a CDS encoding ComF family protein produces MFRERENDMVVHEYLHAFLDIFYSRSCLHCNSNLNSSYDLYLCADCTKRISYVRAAHCIRCGAALGPHGISTAPEGCMQCEGRRLPFTTAISVTYYEGVIKTLIHKFKYSGQKFLFHTLNDIMLSQNAVKEIIPNIDVIVPVPLHWMKKMRRGFNQSELLAQGIQRYFSKPVSTNNLCRIRNTASQTQLSKRQRQVNIWNAFRVNDPESFREKRILLVDDVLTTGVTAAECAKKLKQSGARSVHLLILATAKDPGAGHDSLFP; encoded by the coding sequence ATGTTTCGCGAGAGGGAAAATGACATGGTTGTCCATGAATATCTCCATGCCTTTTTAGATATCTTCTATTCCCGGTCATGTCTCCATTGCAACAGCAATTTAAACAGTTCATACGACCTCTATCTCTGCGCGGATTGCACAAAACGAATTTCTTATGTCCGCGCTGCTCATTGTATCCGATGTGGAGCCGCTCTGGGACCACACGGCATTTCAACGGCGCCGGAAGGTTGTATGCAATGTGAAGGCAGACGCCTCCCCTTCACCACGGCAATCTCTGTTACCTATTATGAAGGCGTTATAAAAACCCTGATACATAAGTTTAAGTATTCGGGGCAAAAATTCTTATTTCATACGCTCAACGATATCATGCTGTCACAGAATGCCGTAAAGGAGATTATTCCAAACATTGATGTCATCGTGCCAGTGCCTCTTCATTGGATGAAAAAGATGCGCCGGGGTTTTAATCAATCAGAACTTTTGGCACAGGGGATTCAGCGATATTTTTCAAAACCAGTTTCTACGAATAATCTCTGCCGCATTAGAAATACAGCGTCACAGACCCAGTTATCAAAAAGGCAGAGACAGGTAAACATCTGGAATGCATTTCGGGTAAATGATCCAGAATCATTTCGGGAAAAGAGGATATTGCTGGTGGATGATGTATTAACTACCGGCGTAACTGCAGCAGAGTGTGCGAAAAAACTAAAACAATCCGGCGCCAGGTCTGTTCATCTGCTGATCCTGGCGACTGCGAAGGACCCTGGCGCGGGGCACGACTCTTTATTTCCATGA
- a CDS encoding sugar transferase — protein sequence MVNGSVFLSAILRLGVNDGWDYIRNNPASFILTGFIFIFTFFFTELYDTQKNFKAARNIISIVFASANAFFITTFFFYINWSLRIGRGVFILNGAFVTFFIIGWRIGYSYLLDQPIFKRTVLIVGAGWAGKTILHEIVRAKKTGLRVAGFIDDNPLHEKKTVEGFPIFGNRYVLPEIIHQNEISLIVNAITHEKHADLIKTLINCSWNGIEIVDMPTLYEQLTGKIPFKHINDMWMLHVVLSKPKLYGRLVKPVIEMFFALMLFALLIPAMVIIAIVIKTDSRGRIFYTQERIGKDGKEFTIIKFRTMVENAELNTGAVYTSDNDPRITKVGRFFRKWRLDEIPQLLNVIRGDMSLIGPRPERRVFIKNFEEIIPFYTQRLAVRPGITGWAQVKYSYASSTEQTEEKLKYDLYYIKNMSFILDFVVLLKTIKVVLVGRGK from the coding sequence ATGGTAAATGGGTCGGTCTTCTTATCCGCAATACTCCGCTTGGGCGTGAATGACGGATGGGACTATATAAGGAATAATCCTGCATCGTTTATACTAACGGGCTTTATCTTCATTTTTACCTTCTTTTTTACCGAACTTTACGATACCCAAAAGAATTTTAAGGCTGCCAGAAATATCATCAGCATCGTCTTTGCATCTGCCAATGCCTTTTTTATTACAACCTTTTTCTTTTACATAAACTGGTCACTCCGAATAGGAAGGGGCGTATTTATCCTCAATGGCGCATTCGTTACTTTTTTCATTATCGGGTGGAGGATTGGATACAGCTATCTCCTGGATCAGCCGATTTTTAAGAGAACTGTTTTAATCGTAGGCGCCGGATGGGCCGGAAAAACCATTTTACATGAAATAGTCAGGGCAAAGAAAACCGGGTTGCGGGTGGCAGGTTTCATAGACGATAACCCATTACACGAGAAAAAAACCGTTGAAGGGTTTCCCATATTTGGGAATCGGTATGTATTGCCGGAGATTATTCATCAAAATGAAATTAGCCTGATCGTAAACGCTATTACTCACGAAAAACATGCTGATCTTATTAAGACATTAATCAATTGTTCGTGGAACGGGATAGAAATCGTCGATATGCCCACCCTGTATGAGCAGCTCACGGGCAAGATTCCTTTTAAGCACATTAATGATATGTGGATGCTGCATGTCGTTCTTAGTAAACCAAAATTATATGGCAGGCTGGTAAAACCCGTTATCGAAATGTTTTTTGCGTTGATGTTATTTGCTCTGTTAATACCCGCTATGGTGATTATCGCAATAGTAATAAAAACAGATTCCAGAGGACGGATTTTTTATACACAGGAACGCATCGGAAAAGATGGAAAAGAATTTACGATCATAAAATTCCGCACCATGGTGGAGAATGCAGAATTAAACACCGGCGCCGTTTATACGTCGGATAATGATCCCCGGATTACGAAGGTCGGAAGATTTTTCAGAAAGTGGCGACTGGATGAGATTCCTCAATTGCTCAATGTAATCAGGGGGGATATGAGTTTAATAGGCCCGAGGCCGGAAAGGCGCGTCTTTATCAAAAACTTTGAAGAAATAATCCCCTTTTATACCCAGCGCCTCGCCGTCAGGCCCGGCATAACAGGCTGGGCGCAAGTAAAATATTCTTACGCATCTTCGACAGAACAAACCGAGGAAAAGCTGAAATACGATCTTTATTATATTAAAAATATGTCTTTCATTCTGGATTTCGTGGTATTACTGAAAACGATAAAAGTCGTGCTTGTCGGAAGAGGAAAATGA
- the folK gene encoding 2-amino-4-hydroxy-6-hydroxymethyldihydropteridine diphosphokinase — protein sequence MIPVYVGLGSNMGNREGNLRTACKHIRATQGIQPVSCSLFYETAPVGGPRQPMFLNAVLGINTLLSPHQLLERFQHIEALMGRIRTVKWGPRTIDIDILLYGDEIIDDDRLTIPHPLMHTRLFVLEPLVEIAPNAVHPRLQKTMYQLYQELQTSLSVIT from the coding sequence ATGATACCGGTATATGTTGGATTAGGTTCAAACATGGGAAACAGAGAGGGCAATCTGCGCACGGCATGCAAACATATTCGCGCTACCCAGGGAATACAACCCGTGAGCTGTTCGCTGTTTTATGAAACGGCACCGGTAGGTGGCCCGCGGCAGCCGATGTTTTTAAACGCCGTCCTTGGCATAAACACCCTTCTGTCCCCGCATCAATTGCTTGAACGATTTCAACATATTGAAGCCCTTATGGGCAGAATCCGTACGGTAAAATGGGGACCCAGAACTATTGATATTGATATCTTGCTCTACGGTGATGAAATCATTGATGACGATCGGCTGACAATACCGCATCCCCTGATGCATACGCGGTTATTTGTTCTCGAACCGCTGGTTGAGATTGCGCCTAACGCAGTGCATCCCCGGTTACAAAAAACTATGTACCAGTTATATCAGGAACTCCAAACTTCATTATCAGTTATCACATAA
- a CDS encoding B12-binding domain-containing radical SAM protein, giving the protein MNILLIDPPFYRFFNYYNRYFPLGLSYLSSALKKAGHKVIIYDADCNKDSRGMDYTRLPEKYRIYLRELKNPENPIIKEISETFRKYQPDIIGITVMTPKTASAFTIASLAKQYNLDCTVIFGGPHATLRANEILKNTRDVDFVINGEGESVMLELVNALRAKDHTFSEIRGLSYRQGDAQIHNSPRSFIDNLDDLPFPDRESFLGLDTYTSEDMGLLMGSRGCPYRCSYCATQIWTRKVRYRSLANIVEEIREVHLRFGTRQFTFKDDSFTVNRKRVVEFCDILLEAGLKINWDCNTRVDLVDLELLRTMKKAGCNSIKVGIESGSERILALMDKGISLKRIHEAARLFREAGIHWTAYFMLGIPTETEEDVKKTLDLLYKIRPSFASIGVYEPFPGTRLFDIGVEHGLVKSEMTYEEFFTHIPSDYYLRNIRRRVGTMDYEHFTTLENEAKDAFHAYNKGVMRILERAKARSNIYFHNPRIFFNDVEKFLGWLR; this is encoded by the coding sequence ATGAACATCCTTCTTATAGACCCGCCTTTTTACCGCTTTTTCAATTATTACAATCGATATTTCCCTTTGGGCCTGAGCTATCTGTCCTCTGCGCTGAAGAAAGCAGGGCATAAGGTCATAATTTACGACGCTGATTGCAATAAAGATTCACGGGGAATGGATTACACGCGATTGCCTGAAAAATATCGCATCTATCTGAGAGAATTGAAAAATCCGGAGAATCCCATCATAAAAGAGATTTCTGAAACTTTTCGGAAATATCAACCGGATATCATCGGCATAACGGTTATGACCCCGAAGACAGCTTCCGCCTTTACTATCGCCTCTCTGGCTAAACAGTACAACCTTGATTGCACCGTTATCTTCGGTGGTCCCCATGCAACCTTGAGGGCTAATGAGATACTGAAAAATACCAGAGATGTTGATTTTGTGATAAACGGAGAGGGCGAGTCTGTAATGCTCGAGCTGGTAAATGCCTTGCGTGCAAAGGATCATACTTTCAGTGAAATTCGGGGACTTTCTTATCGGCAGGGTGACGCCCAAATCCATAATTCTCCGCGCAGTTTTATTGATAATTTAGATGATCTTCCGTTTCCGGACAGAGAAAGCTTCCTGGGTTTGGATACCTATACTTCTGAGGACATGGGTTTGCTCATGGGAAGTCGCGGCTGCCCCTATCGTTGTTCTTATTGCGCAACGCAAATATGGACCAGAAAGGTGCGGTATCGGTCGCTGGCAAATATTGTAGAAGAAATCAGGGAGGTACACCTTCGTTTCGGAACCCGTCAGTTCACCTTTAAAGACGATTCCTTTACGGTTAACAGGAAAAGAGTTGTGGAATTTTGTGACATATTGCTTGAGGCGGGACTAAAAATCAATTGGGACTGCAATACACGGGTGGACTTAGTTGATCTGGAACTTTTGAGGACGATGAAAAAAGCGGGTTGCAACAGCATCAAAGTGGGAATAGAATCAGGAAGTGAGAGAATATTGGCATTGATGGACAAAGGGATTTCCTTGAAACGCATCCATGAGGCGGCAAGACTTTTCCGGGAAGCGGGAATTCATTGGACTGCATATTTTATGCTGGGTATACCGACGGAGACTGAAGAGGACGTGAAAAAGACGCTGGATTTATTATATAAAATACGCCCCAGTTTTGCCTCAATCGGCGTCTACGAGCCCTTTCCCGGAACGAGGCTTTTTGACATAGGGGTCGAACATGGTTTGGTAAAAAGCGAGATGACATACGAGGAATTTTTTACCCATATACCAAGTGATTATTATCTCAGGAATATTAGGCGAAGAGTTGGTACCATGGATTATGAGCATTTTACAACCCTGGAGAATGAAGCAAAAGACGCCTTTCATGCTTATAATAAGGGCGTAATGCGCATTCTTGAAAGGGCAAAAGCCAGAAGCAATATCTATTTCCATAACCCCAGGATTTTTTTTAATGACGTTGAAAAATTTTTGGGGTGGCTACGGTAA
- a CDS encoding TIGR03960 family B12-binding radical SAM protein, with product MKNALKLFITENLLPLVEMPGQYIGGEWNSVVKEHTDSRIKMVLAFPDTYSIGMSHLGIQILYGLLNEREDTVCERVFAPVDDMESLMRKHQIPLFSLETYTPVREFDIIGFSIQYELSYTNILNMLSLSGIPVIASERSEADPLVIAGGPAAISPEPLADFIDIFLVGDGEECLPQLITLWKDMKRRKLSRSEKLISIAKTLNNAYVPSLFDVTYGWNNTIQQIRPKIDGLSPRIQSASVKDLNTTYFPTKPIVPYVKTVHDRITIEVMRGCTQGCRFCQAGMSKRPTRPRTVENIVRLAELCYANTGHNEISLASLSISDYPALSALMEQMNRAFHPRQVNISFPSLRVNEQLILLPSLLNVVRKSGLTLAPEAATQTLRRIINKDITDEDLCKGVGEAFKQGWNLVKLYFMVGLPTETDDDIDAIARLAYKVSELKKEISGNFGQVNISIAPFVPKAHTPFQWHPMVTLQRIKEIRNRLFDRIRRKCIRIKFHNAERSILEGIFARGDRRLGKVIYQAWQDGCKFDAWEEHFHFQKWMEAFQKAGVDWAFYVHRQRGDDEVFPWDHISCGVVKPFLVQERQRSFHEEVTPDCRTDVCPECGSCARSQNFCAA from the coding sequence ATGAAGAATGCTTTAAAACTCTTTATAACAGAAAATCTCTTGCCCCTGGTGGAAATGCCCGGACAGTATATTGGCGGGGAATGGAATTCCGTCGTTAAGGAACACACTGATAGCAGGATAAAAATGGTATTGGCATTCCCTGATACCTACAGCATCGGCATGTCTCACCTCGGTATCCAGATTCTTTACGGACTGCTCAACGAACGAGAAGATACCGTTTGTGAAAGGGTTTTTGCGCCGGTAGATGATATGGAATCTCTGATGAGAAAACACCAGATTCCCCTCTTTTCTCTTGAAACTTATACGCCTGTGCGGGAGTTCGACATCATAGGTTTTTCGATCCAATATGAACTCTCCTATACCAATATTTTAAACATGCTGAGTCTCTCAGGTATTCCTGTCATAGCCTCTGAACGAAGTGAAGCAGATCCACTTGTCATTGCCGGCGGACCAGCCGCCATCTCTCCGGAGCCGCTGGCAGATTTCATTGACATCTTTCTCGTTGGAGACGGGGAGGAATGCCTGCCACAGCTTATTACCTTGTGGAAGGACATGAAACGGAGAAAACTCTCCCGCAGTGAAAAATTGATTTCCATAGCAAAAACCCTGAACAATGCCTACGTTCCGTCATTATTCGATGTTACCTATGGCTGGAACAACACCATACAGCAGATACGGCCAAAGATCGATGGCCTGTCACCCCGCATCCAATCCGCATCGGTAAAGGATTTAAACACAACCTATTTTCCTACAAAACCGATTGTGCCTTATGTAAAAACAGTTCATGACCGGATCACGATTGAGGTTATGCGCGGCTGTACCCAGGGATGCCGTTTTTGCCAGGCCGGCATGAGTAAGCGGCCAACACGGCCCCGCACGGTAGAAAACATCGTCAGGCTGGCCGAACTTTGTTACGCGAATACAGGGCATAATGAGATTTCTCTGGCATCTCTTTCCATTAGCGACTATCCGGCCTTATCAGCCCTCATGGAGCAGATGAACAGGGCATTTCATCCAAGGCAGGTGAATATTTCTTTCCCTTCCCTCCGGGTGAATGAGCAGCTTATTCTTTTACCTTCCCTGCTGAACGTTGTCCGGAAGTCCGGACTCACCCTGGCGCCGGAGGCTGCAACGCAGACCCTGCGGAGGATCATCAATAAAGATATTACCGACGAAGACCTCTGCAAGGGTGTCGGAGAGGCATTTAAACAAGGTTGGAATCTGGTAAAACTTTATTTTATGGTTGGACTTCCTACGGAGACAGATGATGATATTGATGCCATCGCAAGACTCGCCTACAAAGTCTCTGAATTGAAAAAAGAGATCAGCGGTAATTTTGGACAAGTTAACATCAGCATTGCGCCGTTTGTGCCAAAGGCGCATACGCCGTTCCAATGGCATCCGATGGTTACCCTTCAACGGATAAAAGAGATACGAAACCGATTGTTTGACCGGATCCGGCGCAAATGTATTCGCATCAAATTCCACAATGCGGAACGCAGTATTCTGGAAGGTATCTTTGCAAGGGGAGACAGAAGATTAGGGAAGGTCATTTATCAGGCATGGCAGGATGGCTGTAAATTTGATGCGTGGGAAGAGCATTTCCACTTTCAAAAATGGATGGAAGCCTTTCAAAAGGCGGGGGTAGACTGGGCTTTTTACGTACACCGGCAAAGGGGTGATGATGAGGTATTCCCGTGGGATCATATCAGTTGCGGCGTGGTAAAGCCTTTTCTCGTGCAGGAAAGGCAGAGGTCTTTTCATGAGGAAGTTACCCCTGATTGCCGTACCGATGTATGCCCGGAGTGCGGAAGCTGCGCACGTTCTCAGAATTTCTGTGCAGCATAA
- a CDS encoding LptF/LptG family permease yields the protein MFSRLDNYILKAFIPTFFICLLIISGIYIIADLLQKLGEFVDMGGDAFGTGIRYYLYLFPVIIFQFFPAITLVAVGIVLVRLSKNREILAMQVAGISLYRILAPIFIITVFMSFASFGDQEWIIPRFAERLETLQQTAFDDNVSKNILVDDKENGNLVRIWRYHKKTQTMQSVFILGRYENKKKKFTISADEGRWLGNNTWLLNKAIRHVYNEQGKWVAPIEQLDSFEFTSTITPSELGEIKLDPSLLNFEQLKELCENEPNNPRNRVLFHSRIAYTLTHFVLLLLGIPLVVGFERLSRNLFLRVGLCVLICGIFYALSFICSSLGNIGALHPILAAWLPHVIFGSVGLLFFDMMRM from the coding sequence ATGTTTTCCCGGCTTGACAACTATATCTTAAAGGCTTTTATTCCGACGTTCTTCATCTGCCTCCTCATTATTTCCGGAATTTATATCATTGCCGATCTCCTGCAAAAACTGGGTGAATTTGTGGATATGGGGGGTGATGCTTTTGGCACGGGAATACGTTATTACCTGTACCTCTTTCCTGTCATCATTTTCCAGTTTTTTCCTGCCATTACCTTGGTTGCGGTCGGTATCGTCCTCGTAAGGTTATCAAAAAACCGAGAAATCCTGGCGATGCAGGTAGCCGGTATCTCCTTGTACCGGATTTTAGCCCCTATCTTTATTATTACCGTATTCATGTCCTTTGCCTCATTTGGGGATCAGGAATGGATTATTCCACGGTTTGCAGAAAGGCTCGAAACCTTACAGCAAACTGCTTTCGACGATAACGTCAGTAAAAATATCCTAGTGGACGACAAGGAAAACGGCAACTTAGTTCGTATCTGGAGATACCATAAGAAAACGCAAACCATGCAATCGGTATTTATCCTGGGGCGATATGAAAACAAAAAAAAGAAATTTACTATCAGCGCCGATGAAGGCCGGTGGCTGGGAAATAATACCTGGTTGCTGAATAAGGCAATAAGACACGTTTATAATGAACAAGGAAAATGGGTTGCACCCATAGAACAACTGGACAGTTTTGAGTTTACGTCCACCATAACGCCATCGGAACTGGGGGAAATAAAACTTGACCCCAGCTTGTTGAATTTTGAACAACTGAAAGAACTGTGTGAAAACGAGCCAAATAATCCAAGAAACCGGGTGCTGTTCCATTCAAGGATTGCCTACACCCTGACACACTTTGTACTGCTCTTGCTCGGCATACCGCTCGTTGTCGGATTCGAACGATTAAGCAGAAATTTATTTCTCCGCGTGGGGTTGTGTGTTTTAATCTGCGGCATTTTTTATGCCTTGTCTTTCATATGTTCCAGCCTTGGAAATATCGGGGCGCTTCACCCCATATTGGCAGCATGGTTACCTCACGTTATCTTTGGGTCGGTAGGATTGCTATTTTTTGATATGATGCGGATGTAG
- a CDS encoding tetratricopeptide repeat protein: MTATMHFDDTLHVVIASEAKQSFTHKKRYLLKGVCEKTYKKKKLLHSNIILAANNLNIPLLLAKTRRNELFMKKLFVPGDTFRRYFYFGTLGIAVFFSFQSVFSSSGELQDIPDKEVIKKYQKILLQDPSNVNAHFNLGILYYKNSRFDEAIREFNKVIEIDPKDAEAYYNLGNIYNRKSQYDNAIQSYRKALAIRPRDAVVFHNMGNAYTNKGMIGDAITSYQMAIDIDPNLAESHKNMAYIYKQKGETSKAISSFEKAATFDPGDTALLFDLASAYEANGAQDNAILTYEKLLKADPSHKETKNRLAMLYNNKGVSCALEGKKDDAIAAYKEALQNKKDFSEVYNNLGAVYVDKGMIDDAIAMYKNALKISPNFGEVYNNLGVAYTKKKAYDDAVAAFKKALSLNKNHAGAHFNLGVIYSEKGMAEEAITEYNEVLKLTPEDFSALYNRGVLYLKNGRLDNASADMKKIIERNPRLAAAHYKLGDVYQKQGHIDDAIAEYKEALEISPDMKDALQSLENAYRIKERQEKKLMDARNAPQ, translated from the coding sequence ATGACAGCGACCATGCACTTTGATGATACACTGCACGTTGTCATTGCGAGCGAAGCGAAGCAATCTTTCACTCATAAAAAACGGTACCTCCTGAAAGGGGTTTGTGAAAAAACTTACAAAAAAAAGAAGCTTTTACACAGTAATATTATACTTGCAGCAAACAACCTCAACATCCCGTTGCTTCTTGCAAAGACAAGGAGAAATGAATTGTTTATGAAGAAACTGTTTGTGCCTGGGGATACTTTCAGAAGATACTTTTATTTTGGAACACTTGGTATAGCAGTTTTTTTCTCTTTTCAAAGCGTTTTTTCTTCTTCCGGTGAACTACAGGATATCCCGGACAAAGAGGTCATAAAAAAGTATCAAAAAATACTCTTGCAGGACCCTTCCAATGTAAACGCACACTTTAATCTGGGTATCCTTTATTATAAAAATAGCCGCTTTGATGAGGCCATTCGAGAGTTTAATAAGGTCATCGAAATTGACCCGAAAGACGCGGAGGCGTATTACAACCTGGGAAACATTTATAACAGAAAGTCTCAGTATGACAACGCTATTCAGTCTTATAGAAAGGCCTTAGCTATTCGCCCGCGCGATGCCGTGGTATTCCATAACATGGGGAATGCATATACCAATAAAGGCATGATCGGCGATGCGATTACCTCTTACCAGATGGCGATTGATATCGATCCCAACCTTGCGGAAAGCCATAAAAATATGGCATACATTTACAAGCAAAAAGGGGAAACTTCAAAAGCCATTTCCTCGTTTGAAAAGGCAGCTACGTTCGATCCAGGAGATACCGCCCTTCTGTTTGACCTGGCTTCTGCTTATGAAGCAAACGGGGCGCAGGACAATGCCATTCTTACTTATGAAAAATTGCTGAAAGCAGACCCATCCCATAAAGAAACGAAAAACAGACTTGCTATGCTCTATAACAATAAAGGGGTGTCATGCGCGCTTGAGGGGAAAAAGGACGATGCGATTGCTGCCTATAAAGAGGCTTTGCAGAATAAAAAGGATTTTAGTGAAGTATACAACAATCTGGGAGCCGTGTATGTCGATAAAGGAATGATCGATGATGCAATCGCTATGTATAAGAATGCGCTTAAAATCAGCCCAAATTTTGGAGAGGTTTATAATAACCTGGGCGTGGCGTATACAAAAAAAAAGGCGTATGATGATGCAGTTGCTGCATTTAAAAAGGCGCTGTCTCTGAACAAAAATCATGCTGGTGCACATTTTAACCTCGGGGTTATTTACTCTGAAAAGGGAATGGCTGAAGAAGCTATAACGGAATACAATGAGGTTTTAAAACTTACCCCGGAGGATTTTTCTGCGCTTTATAACCGCGGGGTACTTTATTTAAAGAATGGCAGGTTAGATAATGCCTCTGCAGACATGAAAAAAATAATCGAACGCAACCCAAGGCTTGCTGCGGCTCATTACAAACTTGGCGACGTTTATCAAAAGCAGGGACACATTGATGATGCAATCGCTGAATACAAGGAGGCATTAGAAATATCGCCGGATATGAAGGATGCCTTGCAGAGCTTAGAAAATGCTTATCGGATAAAAGAACGACAGGAAAAAAAACTTATGGATGCGAGGAATGCCCCTCAGTAA